The following are from one region of the bacterium genome:
- a CDS encoding TonB-dependent receptor — protein sequence MKRIVVIFFMIISFLAAMERGRIQGRVIDSQTNQPIPGSNVIIEGTELGAACDENGEYLIPYVPVGTYSIASTCMGYNPATVEMVVVISNQTTPLNFKLSPTIIMLEPVVTTAQKQIVIRTQTQTSHTTTADDISRLPVSEINEIITLQAGVSQDGYGTHIRGGRAAEIAYFVDGVLTKAPHYGTQSVQINKDAVEEIDIITGGFDAEYGEALSGVVNVVTREGNDRFGGNARFTTDELFTTSKLNYGYNLVELSMGGGLLVKSRFRYFLSGETYSSDAHEAARWKTPAERFDYKGQAKLSYRFPNAKGKMTVSQFYSHEQYMHYADMWGEMSMVYYLDHRAADLWKNWLTTATLSYNPVQSQIVEAKFGYTRTTRFYAVRDYTVEDSLDRQWWEDYHFKGEHLIDILLQDLPDTVKKHYLIDSLSDTLMPYHYTEYERTTAASLRRNPYGATGFYYTIGDERMWRYFFNRDIQTSLNYTNSIGGVHEIKTGVNLIFQNVGWFDNNLPWVKIPFWDMYNKNPVKGAYYIQDQMDFQGIIAKLGLRFDYFDSKAMGLANPTNSADSTMTVTDAKWRLSPRLGFSLPITDRSKMRFNYGHFFQTPTAHNLYRSTTPEVVWLLLRRFNSVLGNPNLTVEKTIAYEMGYENQLSDIYAIGLIAYYKDIYDLIQTKRYETLPYAYYQVTNLDYGNVKGIEFTLKKQLDQLWFVDWYFDFSYTLQFAKGTASDAWQHYYDIYVNSNIDPITGEYKTPQIDYWLDFDERHIVNTTLGFSLPKDFFIVPARELSSDFIITFHSGFPYTPTDAKGNALGDQNSARMPGYANVDANLNKNIKVAGLNVNLFANIFNLLDAEQVNSVFGTTGKVDDDGLEGTILVSGFSAITMTSSYYTPQADYNHDGVNSAPELRNEYVMARRFYTYENPFRWKPGFRMRVGIGLKI from the coding sequence ATGAAGCGCATCGTTGTGATATTTTTCATGATCATTTCGTTCCTGGCTGCCATGGAAAGAGGCAGGATACAGGGACGGGTTATTGATTCTCAGACAAATCAACCTATCCCGGGTTCTAATGTTATTATAGAAGGTACGGAATTGGGCGCGGCCTGCGATGAAAACGGAGAATATCTTATTCCATATGTGCCGGTCGGCACGTATTCCATCGCTTCAACATGTATGGGTTACAATCCGGCGACCGTCGAAATGGTTGTCGTGATATCGAACCAGACAACACCCTTGAACTTCAAATTATCGCCCACGATCATCATGCTTGAACCGGTCGTCACGACCGCTCAGAAGCAGATCGTCATCCGCACCCAGACCCAGACCAGCCACACGACCACGGCCGATGACATCAGTCGATTACCCGTGAGCGAGATCAACGAGATCATAACCCTGCAGGCGGGCGTGTCTCAGGACGGCTACGGCACGCACATCCGCGGCGGCAGGGCAGCGGAGATCGCGTACTTTGTGGACGGCGTTCTTACCAAGGCGCCCCATTACGGCACCCAGTCGGTCCAGATCAACAAAGATGCGGTCGAGGAAATCGACATCATTACCGGCGGTTTTGACGCCGAGTACGGCGAAGCGCTTTCCGGTGTCGTCAATGTCGTGACCCGTGAAGGAAACGACCGGTTTGGCGGCAACGCGCGGTTTACCACGGACGAGTTATTCACGACGTCCAAGCTGAATTACGGCTACAACCTTGTCGAACTGAGCATGGGCGGAGGATTGTTGGTAAAATCAAGATTCCGTTATTTCCTGTCAGGCGAGACCTATAGTTCGGACGCGCATGAAGCTGCCCGTTGGAAAACTCCGGCTGAGCGTTTTGATTACAAGGGCCAGGCCAAACTTTCCTACCGGTTCCCCAATGCCAAGGGCAAGATGACGGTATCGCAATTTTATTCGCACGAACAGTACATGCATTACGCCGACATGTGGGGCGAGATGTCCATGGTTTACTATCTTGACCATCGCGCGGCCGACCTGTGGAAGAACTGGCTCACCACGGCGACTTTGAGCTACAACCCGGTGCAGTCGCAGATCGTGGAAGCGAAGTTCGGCTACACGAGAACGACCAGATTCTACGCGGTGCGCGACTATACCGTCGAAGATTCGCTGGACCGCCAGTGGTGGGAGGACTACCATTTCAAGGGCGAACACCTGATCGACATCCTGCTGCAAGATCTGCCGGACACCGTGAAAAAACATTACCTGATCGATTCTTTATCCGACACGCTCATGCCTTATCATTATACCGAATATGAACGGACCACGGCCGCATCGCTCCGGCGCAATCCCTACGGCGCGACCGGTTTTTACTATACGATCGGCGATGAAAGGATGTGGCGTTATTTCTTTAACCGCGATATCCAGACGAGCCTCAATTACACCAATTCCATCGGCGGAGTCCATGAGATCAAGACCGGCGTCAACTTGATCTTTCAGAACGTGGGCTGGTTTGACAACAACCTCCCCTGGGTGAAGATACCGTTCTGGGACATGTACAACAAGAATCCGGTTAAAGGCGCTTACTACATCCAGGACCAGATGGATTTTCAAGGTATCATTGCCAAACTAGGCTTGCGCTTTGACTATTTTGATTCCAAGGCCATGGGGCTTGCCAATCCGACCAACAGCGCGGACAGCACGATGACGGTCACCGATGCCAAGTGGCGGCTCTCGCCGCGGCTCGGGTTCTCGCTGCCGATCACGGATCGTTCAAAAATGCGTTTTAATTACGGGCATTTCTTCCAGACGCCGACCGCGCACAACCTGTACCGTTCGACCACGCCCGAGGTTGTCTGGCTGCTCCTGCGGCGTTTCAACTCGGTCCTGGGCAATCCCAACCTCACCGTTGAAAAAACGATCGCTTATGAAATGGGCTACGAGAACCAGCTCAGCGACATCTATGCGATCGGCCTTATAGCCTATTACAAGGATATCTATGACCTCATCCAGACCAAACGGTACGAGACCTTGCCCTATGCTTATTACCAGGTGACAAACCTCGACTACGGCAATGTCAAAGGGATCGAGTTCACGCTGAAAAAACAGCTCGACCAGCTGTGGTTCGTGGACTGGTACTTCGACTTTTCCTACACGCTCCAGTTTGCCAAGGGCACCGCGTCGGACGCGTGGCAGCATTACTACGATATTTATGTGAATTCCAACATCGATCCCATCACGGGCGAATACAAGACGCCGCAGATCGATTACTGGCTCGATTTTGACGAACGGCACATTGTCAATACCACGCTGGGATTTTCCCTGCCCAAGGATTTCTTTATCGTTCCGGCCCGCGAATTATCAAGCGACTTCATTATCACCTTCCACTCCGGCTTCCCTTACACGCCGACCGATGCCAAGGGCAATGCGCTCGGCGATCAGAATTCCGCGCGGATGCCCGGGTACGCGAATGTTGACGCCAACCTGAACAAGAATATCAAGGTCGCGGGTTTAAACGTGAACCTGTTTGCCAACATCTTTAACCTGCTCGACGCCGAGCAGGTGAACAGCGTATTCGGCACCACGGGCAAGGTCGATGACGACGGTCTTGAAGGCACGATCCTGGTTTCAGGGTTTTCGGCCATAACCATGACCAGCAGTTACTACACGCCCCAAGCCGACTACAATCACGATGGCGTTAATTCGGCCCCGGAATTGCGCAACGAGTATGTCATGGCGCGGCGTTTCTACACCTACGAAAATCCGTTCCGGTGGAAACCCGGCTTCCGCATGAGAGTGGGGATCGGGCTGAAAATATGA
- a CDS encoding prolyl oligopeptidase family serine peptidase codes for MFIYLALFTQVQLQVLPSIKDTLFIDEWLCLGPFSIGVREAIVDADPAIETAGYKPETLRTYPTILADGGVVKWQKTNSDSGNIRVEYKNVPWDTLQDIYGFIGLLNATYAWAEFGCDKDYRVLINAQGIGSFVLNGRSFPGDAYGDGYFRVPVVLKKGTNTIVLKLSDYGDHEASFRIEPVAEPLRIVAEDVLVADLIVGEKTAAYIGVPVMNTTEKRLDQIIIEVTGELIKPSSRTLRSLMPLSCIKAPLAIETRDIVGSGDSTQVEIKLSSGDLITRKICWLKIKNSDSSYARTFLSKIDNSCQYYAVLPPADYGPDSTYALIMTCHGAGVEARGQVGAYTQKDWAYVVAPTNRRRFGFDWQDWGRLDFLEVLDEVKKNYKTDENRVYLTGHSMGGHGVWHIGLSHPDLFAAIAPSAGWTTIQLYAPFTLQKSYLFAEPEQLKYRDMVMREDNPALFLENALNLPIYILHGGADDNVPPVQARLMNKYLSGMHKIYIYNEVPDMSHWWDIDSTPGTDCVDLKEMMEFMKKQTRNPWPQEVRIRPYDLAQTNNSYWIHIDELEKLYHSSELTAQQKHYVIDDYLTGGFEVDDIKMSWSNVKAATISFKTKLEAERSGFSINGKQSIFSNGKSLDVSIYKEGNNYKIGKPKEHGLKKIPELYGPIKRAFFSPFILVYGTTGEPMSTENNLHLARSYAYTWWIRANGFVEILPDTEVTEEITEQFNMILFGNNETNSYVKYINYKLPINIEYGHFRVGKERLDADDLCLMEIYPNPLNKERFVLVYAPASAYAEKHMSLFPVLYSGSGLPDFIIWDASAARFGWAGVVACGFFDQRWQLDRKSMFLKE; via the coding sequence ATGTTTATATATCTGGCGTTGTTCACCCAAGTGCAATTGCAGGTGTTGCCATCGATCAAAGACACGTTGTTCATTGATGAATGGCTGTGCCTGGGACCGTTCTCGATCGGTGTCCGGGAAGCCATAGTCGACGCCGACCCCGCCATCGAGACGGCCGGATATAAACCGGAAACGCTGAGGACATATCCCACGATCCTGGCTGACGGAGGTGTTGTCAAATGGCAGAAAACAAATTCTGACAGCGGTAATATCCGGGTCGAATATAAAAATGTTCCATGGGATACGCTTCAGGATATCTACGGGTTTATTGGTTTGCTCAACGCGACTTATGCGTGGGCGGAATTTGGTTGCGACAAAGACTACAGGGTTTTGATAAACGCGCAGGGCATCGGTTCTTTTGTTTTAAACGGCAGGTCGTTCCCGGGTGACGCGTACGGCGACGGTTATTTCCGTGTTCCGGTGGTGTTGAAAAAGGGCACGAACACAATTGTGCTTAAACTGTCTGATTATGGCGATCACGAGGCGAGTTTCAGAATAGAACCCGTAGCTGAACCGCTCCGGATCGTCGCTGAAGACGTGCTTGTCGCCGATCTCATTGTCGGCGAAAAAACTGCTGCTTATATTGGAGTACCGGTCATGAATACGACGGAAAAGCGTTTGGATCAGATCATTATCGAAGTGACCGGAGAATTGATAAAGCCTTCAAGCAGAACCTTGCGCAGTTTGATGCCCCTGTCATGCATCAAAGCGCCGTTGGCGATCGAGACCCGGGACATTGTGGGCTCGGGTGACAGCACCCAGGTCGAGATAAAACTCAGCAGCGGTGATCTCATTACCCGGAAGATCTGCTGGCTGAAGATCAAAAACAGCGACAGTTCATACGCGCGCACATTTTTGTCAAAGATTGACAACTCCTGCCAGTACTATGCGGTCTTGCCGCCAGCAGACTATGGACCGGACAGCACGTACGCCTTGATCATGACCTGCCATGGCGCTGGTGTTGAAGCGCGCGGGCAGGTTGGCGCGTACACGCAAAAGGACTGGGCGTATGTGGTCGCGCCGACCAACCGCCGCAGGTTTGGTTTTGACTGGCAGGATTGGGGACGGCTGGATTTTCTTGAGGTGTTAGACGAAGTCAAAAAGAACTACAAAACAGATGAAAATCGCGTTTATTTAACTGGTCACTCCATGGGCGGGCACGGGGTCTGGCATATCGGCCTGTCGCATCCTGACCTCTTTGCCGCGATCGCGCCGTCTGCGGGCTGGACCACGATCCAGCTGTACGCGCCGTTTACCCTGCAGAAGAGTTATCTGTTCGCCGAACCGGAGCAGTTAAAGTATCGGGATATGGTCATGCGCGAGGATAATCCGGCGCTGTTTCTGGAAAACGCGCTGAACCTGCCCATCTATATCCTGCATGGCGGCGCGGACGACAATGTCCCTCCTGTCCAGGCCAGGCTGATGAATAAATATTTATCAGGAATGCATAAAATTTACATTTATAACGAGGTGCCGGATATGAGCCACTGGTGGGACATTGATTCAACCCCGGGCACGGACTGCGTGGACCTAAAAGAAATGATGGAGTTCATGAAAAAGCAAACGAGGAACCCATGGCCTCAAGAAGTTAGAATAAGACCATACGATTTGGCACAGACAAATAATTCTTATTGGATTCACATCGATGAACTGGAGAAGCTATATCATTCTAGCGAACTGACAGCACAGCAAAAACATTATGTAATTGATGATTATTTAACAGGGGGATTTGAAGTTGATGACATAAAAATGAGCTGGAGTAATGTAAAAGCTGCTACGATATCTTTTAAAACAAAACTTGAAGCTGAAAGATCCGGCTTTTCTATAAATGGAAAACAATCTATTTTCTCTAATGGAAAATCCCTTGATGTATCAATTTATAAAGAGGGTAATAACTATAAGATTGGCAAACCAAAAGAACATGGTTTGAAAAAAATTCCAGAGCTTTACGGTCCGATCAAGCGCGCGTTCTTCTCCCCCTTCATTTTAGTTTACGGCACGACCGGCGAGCCGATGTCAACCGAGAATAACCTGCACCTGGCGCGTTCGTATGCCTACACGTGGTGGATACGGGCGAATGGTTTTGTCGAGATCCTGCCGGACACCGAAGTAACTGAAGAAATAACCGAGCAATTTAATATGATATTATTCGGCAACAACGAAACAAATTCTTATGTGAAATATATCAATTATAAACTGCCGATAAATATCGAGTACGGTCATTTCCGCGTGGGCAAGGAGCGTCTCGACGCGGACGACCTGTGTCTGATGGAAATCTATCCCAACCCATTGAACAAGGAAAGATTCGTGCTGGTGTACGCTCCAGCGTCGGCCTATGCGGAAAAACATATGAGCCTCTTCCCGGTTCTTTATTCCGGTTCAGGTCTCCCCGACTTCATTATCTGGGACGCGTCAGCCGCGCGCTTCGGCTGGGCCGGCGTGGTCGCGTGCGGGTTTTTTGACCAGCGCTGGCAGCTGGACCGAAAGTCGATGTTCCTTAAAGAATAA
- a CDS encoding roadblock/LC7 domain-containing protein codes for MQEGINIFEEDFYAITDALGRLLQGTNARTVLLIDKAGQLITSAGDTAKIDVSSFATLSAADFAATSQLAALIGEKEFSTLFHQGERENLYVCLIANRVILAVIFDQRTTLGLIRVKAKNTATELEKIFTDIFNKLTKGTDAPKPIDIDFTKAAEEELDKLFGF; via the coding sequence ATGCAAGAAGGCATCAATATCTTCGAAGAAGATTTTTACGCGATCACCGACGCGTTGGGCCGCTTACTGCAAGGCACAAACGCGCGCACTGTCTTGTTGATCGACAAAGCCGGGCAGCTCATCACTTCAGCCGGCGACACCGCGAAGATAGATGTGTCATCGTTCGCCACGCTATCGGCCGCGGATTTCGCGGCGACCAGCCAGCTGGCTGCTTTGATCGGAGAAAAGGAATTTTCCACGCTGTTCCACCAGGGTGAAAGGGAGAATCTATATGTTTGTTTGATCGCCAACCGGGTCATCCTGGCGGTCATTTTTGACCAGCGAACAACGCTGGGTTTGATCAGGGTCAAGGCAAAGAATACCGCGACCGAACTGGAAAAAATATTCACCGATATTTTCAACAAGCTCACCAAGGGGACCGATGCGCCGAAACCGATAGACATCGATTTCACCAAAGCAGCCGAGGAAGAGCTGGACAAGCTGTTTGGTTTTTGA